In Thermodesulfovibrionales bacterium, one DNA window encodes the following:
- the murJ gene encoding murein biosynthesis integral membrane protein MurJ, translating to MNGKGRIARAAGVISLATLFSRILGYLKDMILARYFGATGLSDTFFVAFRIPNLLRELFAEGSMSSAFIPVLTEYQTRHGDEEARRLVRITFTFILLLVGLLCLAGIIFTPAIVAVIAPGFLGAPEKFSLTVSLTRTMFPFLLFMSLAALVMGALNTRRVFFIPALAPAFLNITTIMVVLLLVPLLKQPILSVALGVTLGGFVQFIFQLPSFFRKDFDLRFDTAFSHPGLRKMSMLILPATMGLAVAQINIFISTILASYLPQGSITYLYYSMRLIQFPVGIFGVAMGMAALPALSEHAVKGDIEKLREDFSFALRLLFFVTIPSMTGLIAFREPIVNTLFQRGAFDYSATTGTAEALLFYSLGIWAIVGVRVVTATFYSLQDTRTPVKIALTAMLTNVAMSLLLMGPLKHSGLAFANAIASGVNFMLLFYFLRRRLGRIDTKRILRSLLKTSGASFVMGASGWFILQGRLWQSSGRLPEKTLYLTVTLAFCAFIFFVISFLVKSDEMDYIYRTFKNKFASRF from the coding sequence ATGAACGGAAAAGGCAGGATAGCAAGGGCGGCAGGTGTGATCTCCCTTGCGACCCTGTTCAGTCGCATCCTTGGCTATCTTAAGGACATGATCCTCGCCCGGTACTTCGGAGCAACAGGGCTCTCCGATACCTTTTTTGTGGCCTTCAGGATACCGAATCTCCTGAGAGAACTCTTTGCTGAAGGTTCGATGTCATCCGCCTTCATTCCAGTCCTCACCGAATATCAGACGAGGCATGGGGACGAGGAAGCACGGCGGCTTGTGAGGATCACCTTCACCTTCATCCTTCTCCTTGTCGGCTTGCTCTGTTTGGCAGGAATCATCTTTACTCCGGCAATTGTTGCGGTGATTGCTCCTGGGTTCCTCGGCGCACCTGAAAAATTTTCCTTAACCGTCTCCCTCACGAGGACGATGTTTCCCTTCCTGCTCTTTATGAGTCTGGCTGCCCTGGTGATGGGGGCCTTGAACACGCGAAGGGTTTTCTTTATACCGGCCCTTGCGCCTGCCTTCCTCAACATCACAACAATCATGGTAGTCCTTCTTCTCGTGCCGCTGTTGAAACAGCCCATACTCTCGGTCGCCCTTGGTGTCACTCTCGGAGGATTTGTCCAGTTCATCTTCCAGCTTCCCTCTTTCTTCAGAAAAGACTTTGACCTTAGGTTCGATACCGCATTCAGTCATCCCGGGCTGAGAAAGATGTCGATGCTCATCTTGCCCGCAACCATGGGGTTGGCCGTTGCCCAGATAAACATCTTTATCAGTACAATTCTTGCCTCCTATCTCCCGCAGGGCAGTATCACCTATCTCTATTACTCGATGAGACTCATCCAGTTCCCCGTAGGGATCTTCGGCGTTGCAATGGGCATGGCAGCCCTGCCTGCCTTGTCGGAACATGCCGTAAAGGGCGATATCGAAAAGCTGAGGGAAGATTTTTCCTTTGCCCTGCGGCTCCTCTTTTTTGTCACCATCCCGTCTATGACAGGATTGATCGCATTTCGTGAACCGATCGTGAACACCCTCTTCCAGAGGGGGGCCTTTGATTATAGCGCCACAACCGGGACTGCAGAGGCACTCCTCTTTTACTCTCTCGGCATATGGGCAATCGTCGGCGTCAGGGTCGTCACCGCGACCTTTTATTCCCTGCAGGATACCAGGACGCCGGTAAAGATAGCCTTAACTGCCATGCTGACAAACGTCGCCATGAGCCTTCTTTTGATGGGCCCCCTCAAACATTCGGGCCTGGCCTTTGCCAATGCCATCGCCTCAGGGGTGAACTTCATGCTCCTCTTCTATTTTCTGCGGAGACGTCTGGGCCGTATTGATACGAAAAGGATACTCCGGTCTCTCCTGAAGACATCAGGGGCGTCATTCGTGATGGGGGCTTCAGGGTGGTTCATCCTTCAGGGAAGACTCTGGCAGTCTTCCGGAAGACTTCCTGAAAAGACCCTCTACCTCACGGTGACGCTCGCCTTCTGCGCCTTCATCTTTTTCGTGATCTCTTTTTTAGTTAAAAGCGATGAAATGGATTATATTTACAGGACCTTCAAGAATAAATTCGCTTCAAGATTTTGA
- the queF gene encoding preQ(1) synthase, producing the protein MRYGEKALKQASLEIWDNPSPERDYEISISFSEFTCLCPRSGYPDFATVRIQYVPDKKIVELKALKLYLNSFRGVYISHEEVTNRIYSELTKRLKPRFLEVIGDFNPRGNVKTVIRVSSEERTTTR; encoded by the coding sequence ATGAGGTACGGCGAGAAGGCGCTCAAACAGGCGAGTTTGGAGATATGGGACAATCCGTCCCCTGAAAGGGATTACGAGATCTCAATCAGTTTCTCTGAGTTCACCTGTCTCTGTCCGCGTTCCGGATACCCTGACTTTGCGACGGTAAGAATACAGTATGTACCCGACAAGAAGATTGTGGAACTGAAGGCCCTGAAACTCTACCTGAATTCCTTCAGGGGCGTATACATATCTCACGAAGAGGTTACGAACAGGATATACTCTGAACTCACGAAGAGACTGAAACCTCGATTTCTCGAAGTCATCGGAGACTTCAACCCAAGAGGAAATGTAAAAACCGTTATCAGGGTCTCTTCCGAGGAACGAACCACAACACGGTAG
- the purE gene encoding 5-(carboxyamino)imidazole ribonucleotide mutase produces MKPEVLIIMGSDSDLPVVEETAKTLKEFGIPYEMTIASAHRTPERVLSLSAGAERRGIVVIIAAAGAAAHLAGVVASHTVLPVIGIPINSSPLQGFDALLSTVQMPPGIPVATMAVGKAGARNAAIFAAEIIGRKDGSMAKKLRAFKRRMAAEVNKKAEALEKRRM; encoded by the coding sequence ATGAAGCCGGAGGTTCTGATCATTATGGGGAGCGATTCTGACCTCCCTGTCGTCGAGGAGACGGCGAAGACCCTCAAGGAATTCGGGATCCCCTACGAGATGACCATAGCCTCTGCTCACAGAACTCCTGAGCGCGTGCTGAGCCTCTCTGCCGGCGCAGAGAGAAGGGGGATAGTGGTGATTATTGCCGCAGCCGGCGCAGCAGCCCATCTCGCAGGGGTTGTAGCATCCCATACGGTTCTGCCTGTGATCGGCATTCCGATAAACTCATCACCTTTGCAGGGATTCGACGCGCTCCTCAGTACCGTACAGATGCCCCCTGGTATTCCGGTGGCGACCATGGCTGTGGGAAAGGCGGGGGCCAGAAACGCGGCCATATTTGCCGCGGAGATTATCGGCAGGAAGGACGGCAGTATGGCGAAGAAACTCCGCGCTTTTAAGAGACGGATGGCTGCCGAAGTGAACAAGAAGGCAGAGGCCCTTGAAAAGAGGCGCATGTGA
- a CDS encoding MBL fold metallo-hydrolase, with product MIIRHIAVGPLQSNCFVIGDDAMKKAMVIDPGDEPDRIIETVRTAGLNLDYIICTHSHFDHVGALPEVKRETGAKIVIHKDDLEIYRSAGEMAAFWGYDLDPLPEPDMFVNEGDEIRLGTLTFRVLHTPGHSPGGICLFGEGVVITGDTLFAGGVGRTDFYGGDMEKLKRSFQRLMSLPPETKILAGHGPSSTIGRERTANFFAGEI from the coding sequence ATGATCATTAGGCACATTGCTGTCGGACCCCTGCAGTCAAACTGCTTCGTCATCGGTGACGATGCCATGAAGAAGGCGATGGTGATCGATCCGGGGGACGAACCTGACAGGATCATTGAGACCGTTAGAACAGCAGGACTCAATCTCGACTATATCATCTGCACCCATTCACACTTTGACCATGTTGGGGCCCTGCCGGAAGTGAAAAGGGAGACAGGTGCCAAAATTGTCATTCACAAAGATGACCTTGAGATATATCGCTCGGCCGGAGAGATGGCTGCCTTCTGGGGATATGACCTTGATCCCCTTCCTGAGCCTGATATGTTTGTGAATGAGGGTGACGAGATAAGGCTTGGCACTCTCACCTTCAGGGTACTCCATACGCCGGGACACAGCCCAGGCGGGATCTGCCTCTTTGGTGAAGGTGTCGTCATCACAGGAGACACGCTCTTCGCAGGCGGCGTCGGCAGAACTGATTTCTACGGAGGAGACATGGAAAAGCTGAAACGGTCCTTTCAGAGACTGATGTCACTTCCCCCGGAGACCAAGATCCTTGCCGGCCACGGACCGAGTTCAACCATCGGCAGAGAACGAACAGCGAATTTCTTCGCCGGAGAGATTTGA
- the trpC gene encoding indole-3-glycerol phosphate synthase TrpC — translation MSFLDKIAERKRERLASVKGKVRLSDLRSRIGDIERSRDFEGAVRRGAGRIRLIAEIKKASPSQGIVRADFDLIGISRIYEEKAVDAVSVITEEDFFSGNLNYIPSVKQEVTRPVLRKDFIIDEYQVYESRAYGADAILLIAALLTVSQAKEYLHLSRELGLSVLFEVHDLRDLDKALTVDAGIIGINNRDLKTLAIDITTTFLLKRAMPPGRISVSESGIKTGEDVLRLEEAGVDAMLIGTSLMKSGDIGRKIDELRSRTQTLQFHGGQYEGNEGRTF, via the coding sequence ATGTCCTTTCTTGACAAAATCGCTGAGAGGAAGAGGGAACGGCTGGCGTCAGTAAAGGGCAAAGTCCGCCTGAGTGATCTCAGGTCGAGAATCGGTGACATCGAAAGATCACGGGATTTTGAAGGCGCCGTCAGGAGGGGGGCCGGCCGCATCAGGCTCATAGCAGAGATAAAGAAGGCGTCCCCGTCGCAGGGGATTGTCAGGGCTGATTTTGATCTGATCGGTATATCGCGGATTTATGAGGAAAAGGCCGTTGATGCGGTCTCCGTCATAACAGAGGAAGATTTCTTCTCAGGTAATCTCAATTATATCCCATCCGTCAAGCAAGAAGTGACAAGGCCTGTTTTGAGGAAAGATTTTATCATCGATGAGTACCAGGTGTACGAGTCGAGGGCATACGGGGCAGACGCAATTCTCCTCATAGCGGCACTGCTCACGGTATCGCAGGCGAAGGAATATCTCCATCTCTCCCGGGAACTCGGATTGTCGGTCCTCTTTGAGGTCCATGATCTCCGCGACCTGGATAAGGCATTAACGGTGGATGCAGGAATCATCGGCATAAACAACAGGGACCTGAAGACCCTTGCGATTGATATAACGACCACCTTCCTGCTGAAGAGAGCGATGCCCCCCGGCAGAATCTCGGTTAGCGAGAGCGGGATCAAGACGGGAGAGGATGTCCTGAGGCTGGAAGAGGCCGGGGTAGATGCCATGCTCATCGGCACGTCTCTTATGAAGTCGGGAGATATCGGCAGGAAGATCGATGAGTTGAGGAGCCGAACACAAACGTTGCAGTTCCACGGAGGACAGTATGAAGGAAACGAAGGTCGTACTTTCTGA
- a CDS encoding phosphoribosylanthranilate isomerase, producing the protein MVKVKICGITNIGDALVAVNYGADALGFVFYKGSPRYISPEEARDIILQLPPFVTTVGVFVDEELDVIERTVKHASLSLVQLHGSEPLEMCAMAGRAIKAIRVRELSDLEPLKSCRPSAFLLDTYSPEGYGGTGQTFNWDVAVEAKQFGHVILAGGLTPDNVEKAIQWVRPYAVDVSSGVEAEKGKKDHRKLRRFIERAKSAR; encoded by the coding sequence ATGGTGAAAGTCAAGATCTGCGGCATAACAAACATCGGCGATGCCCTCGTTGCAGTCAACTACGGCGCTGATGCTCTCGGATTTGTCTTCTATAAAGGGAGTCCGCGATACATCTCTCCTGAGGAGGCCAGAGACATCATACTCCAGTTACCGCCCTTTGTGACAACGGTAGGCGTATTTGTTGATGAAGAACTCGATGTGATCGAAAGGACGGTGAAACATGCTTCCCTGTCCCTGGTCCAGTTGCACGGTAGCGAACCCCTTGAGATGTGTGCGATGGCGGGACGCGCCATCAAGGCCATCAGGGTGAGGGAATTGAGCGACCTCGAACCCTTGAAAAGCTGCAGGCCATCTGCCTTTCTTCTTGACACCTATTCACCCGAGGGGTACGGCGGCACAGGGCAGACCTTCAACTGGGATGTCGCAGTCGAGGCAAAGCAGTTCGGGCATGTGATCCTCGCCGGGGGGCTCACCCCTGACAATGTTGAGAAGGCGATTCAATGGGTACGACCTTATGCTGTTGATGTGAGCAGCGGGGTGGAAGCGGAGAAAGGGAAAAAGGACCACAGGAAATTGAGGCGTTTCATCGAAAGGGCAAAGAGCGCGCGGTGA
- a CDS encoding RNA-binding protein, with protein sequence MATKLYVGNISFQASEDDLKDLFSKAGEVVSAKMITDAATGRSRGFAFVEMSSESEAQKAISMFNGTSFLSRNIVVSEAKPQEKRERGPRERSGFGSRRPGGRG encoded by the coding sequence ATGGCCACGAAACTTTACGTAGGGAACATTTCGTTCCAGGCATCGGAGGATGACTTGAAGGATCTCTTCTCGAAGGCAGGAGAGGTCGTATCGGCGAAGATGATCACCGACGCTGCAACCGGCAGGTCACGGGGGTTCGCCTTCGTTGAGATGAGTTCCGAATCAGAGGCCCAGAAAGCTATTTCCATGTTCAACGGGACGAGCTTTCTCTCGAGGAACATCGTTGTCAGTGAGGCAAAACCGCAGGAGAAGCGGGAGAGAGGACCGAGAGAGCGGAGCGGCTTTGGCAGCAGGCGCCCGGGAGGGAGAGGATAG
- the purD gene encoding phosphoribosylamine--glycine ligase codes for MKVLVIGGGGREHAIVWKLSQSKHVDKIYCSPGNAGISEIAECVEAGSNDFDALVDFARYEWVDLTIVGPEDPLSRGIVDAFEREGLKILGPTQDAARLESSKVFAKDFLKRYGIPTAEYKVFSSYLLAEDYVRMKGTPIVIKADGLAAGKGVFVAATMDEALKALRLIMKEKAFGEAGDRVVVEECLEGEEASFMAFLDGNTIVPMASSQDHKRVFDNDRGPNTGGMGAYSPAPVVTKEMEEVVMEKVMWPVLKGLKAEGMRYRGILYAGLMIRKAMPYVLEFNCRLGDPETQPVLARLETDLVDIAFAMIDGRLSGLEIKWRPEPSICVVLASKGYPGSYEKGLVISGLDNLKNERDVFVFHAGTSFADGNLVTAGGRVLGVTSVGSDIRDAREKAYRAIEKIHFDGMHYRKDIADRALKRA; via the coding sequence ATGAAGGTCCTTGTCATAGGCGGCGGTGGAAGGGAGCACGCGATCGTATGGAAACTTTCGCAGTCAAAGCACGTAGACAAGATCTACTGTTCTCCGGGAAACGCAGGCATTTCCGAGATAGCCGAATGCGTAGAGGCAGGGAGTAATGATTTTGACGCCCTCGTAGATTTTGCCAGATACGAGTGGGTTGATCTCACGATTGTCGGCCCTGAAGATCCCCTCTCAAGGGGTATTGTGGATGCCTTTGAAAGAGAGGGGCTTAAGATACTCGGCCCCACTCAGGATGCGGCCCGGTTAGAGTCAAGCAAGGTCTTCGCAAAGGATTTCCTGAAACGGTACGGAATCCCTACTGCCGAATACAAGGTCTTCAGTTCCTATCTCCTTGCTGAAGATTATGTGCGAATGAAGGGCACGCCGATTGTGATTAAGGCCGATGGCCTCGCAGCAGGAAAGGGCGTTTTTGTCGCGGCCACGATGGATGAGGCGCTGAAGGCCCTGAGGCTCATCATGAAAGAAAAGGCCTTTGGTGAAGCCGGCGACAGGGTGGTTGTTGAGGAATGTCTGGAAGGGGAAGAGGCATCGTTCATGGCATTCCTCGATGGAAACACCATCGTTCCTATGGCGAGCTCTCAGGATCACAAGAGGGTTTTTGATAATGACAGGGGACCGAACACCGGAGGGATGGGTGCTTACAGCCCGGCCCCTGTCGTTACCAAGGAGATGGAAGAGGTGGTCATGGAAAAGGTGATGTGGCCGGTCCTCAAGGGTCTGAAGGCCGAGGGAATGCGATACCGGGGAATCCTTTACGCAGGCCTCATGATAAGGAAGGCCATGCCCTACGTACTTGAATTCAATTGCAGACTCGGAGACCCAGAGACACAGCCGGTGTTAGCAAGACTTGAGACCGATCTCGTCGATATCGCCTTTGCAATGATCGATGGCAGACTTTCTGGTCTCGAAATCAAATGGAGGCCAGAGCCCTCGATCTGTGTGGTTCTTGCGTCGAAAGGTTATCCGGGCAGCTATGAGAAGGGCCTGGTGATATCGGGTCTAGATAACCTCAAGAATGAAAGGGACGTCTTTGTATTTCACGCAGGAACGTCCTTTGCAGACGGGAATCTCGTGACAGCGGGGGGGCGGGTTCTCGGCGTAACATCAGTGGGATCTGATATAAGGGATGCACGCGAAAAGGCTTACCGGGCAATAGAGAAGATCCATTTTGACGGGATGCATTACCGGAAGGATATCGCGGACCGTGCCCTGAAGAGGGCTTGA
- a CDS encoding TrpB-like pyridoxal phosphate-dependent enzyme, translated as MKETKVVLSDKEIPKQWYNIMADVPNLPKPPLHPGTKKPISPEDLSPIFPMALIEQEVSSQRWIDIPEEVLDIYTLWRPSPLYRAHRLEKAVGTPAKIYYKYEGVSPAGSHKPNTSIPQAYYNKIAGMKRIATETGAGQWGSSMALAGSFFGLEVTVYMVRVSYDQKPYRRIAMETWGASVHASPSSVTKAGRKILETDPECPGSLGIAISEAVEDAATHSDTNYALGSVLNHVLLHQTIIGQEAKRQFEIINDYPDIVIGSCGGGSNLAGISFPFLHDKINGREVRVIAVEPTSCPTLTKGQFRYDFGDTAGLTPLLMMYTLGHDFVPPGIHAGGLRYHADAPLLCQLYHDGLIEGVACGQTAVFHAAVTFARAEGIIPAPESAHAIATTLEEAMKCKAEGKEKTILFNLSGHGYLDLAAYADYLSGKLEDYAYPEELINESLAKLPVIA; from the coding sequence ATGAAGGAAACGAAGGTCGTACTTTCTGACAAAGAGATACCGAAGCAGTGGTACAACATCATGGCAGATGTGCCGAATCTCCCCAAGCCGCCTCTCCATCCCGGGACAAAGAAGCCCATAAGTCCTGAAGACCTTTCCCCCATATTCCCCATGGCCCTTATCGAACAGGAAGTCTCCTCACAGCGGTGGATCGACATTCCCGAAGAGGTCCTTGATATCTACACGCTCTGGAGGCCGTCCCCCCTTTACAGGGCTCACAGGCTCGAGAAGGCCGTCGGTACCCCTGCCAAGATTTACTATAAATATGAAGGCGTCAGCCCCGCCGGGAGCCATAAGCCGAATACATCGATTCCTCAAGCTTATTACAACAAGATTGCCGGCATGAAGCGAATAGCAACGGAGACAGGTGCAGGTCAATGGGGGTCGTCCATGGCCCTTGCCGGGAGTTTCTTCGGCCTTGAAGTTACGGTTTATATGGTCAGGGTGAGTTATGACCAGAAACCTTACAGACGTATCGCCATGGAGACATGGGGAGCAAGCGTCCATGCCAGTCCTTCATCGGTCACAAAGGCAGGACGGAAGATCCTCGAAACGGACCCTGAATGTCCGGGAAGTCTCGGGATTGCCATATCGGAGGCTGTTGAGGACGCTGCTACTCACAGCGACACGAATTATGCCCTCGGCTCAGTCTTAAACCATGTCCTCCTTCATCAGACGATCATCGGCCAGGAGGCAAAGAGGCAGTTTGAGATCATCAACGACTACCCCGATATTGTCATCGGCAGTTGCGGAGGCGGGAGCAACCTGGCAGGGATCAGTTTTCCCTTCCTCCACGATAAGATCAACGGCAGGGAGGTGCGGGTGATCGCTGTTGAGCCCACCTCATGCCCTACACTCACGAAGGGTCAGTTCAGGTATGATTTTGGTGATACTGCCGGTCTTACCCCCCTTCTCATGATGTACACCCTGGGACATGATTTCGTACCTCCGGGAATTCACGCCGGCGGATTGCGGTACCATGCTGATGCACCGCTCCTGTGCCAGCTTTATCATGACGGCTTGATCGAAGGTGTGGCATGCGGCCAGACTGCTGTTTTTCATGCCGCAGTAACATTTGCGAGGGCAGAGGGAATCATCCCTGCACCAGAGAGCGCCCACGCCATAGCAACCACGCTGGAAGAAGCGATGAAATGCAAGGCTGAAGGCAAGGAGAAGACGATACTCTTCAACCTCAGCGGTCATGGATATCTCGATCTGGCGGCCTATGCTGATTACCTTTCGGGCAAGCTGGAAGACTATGCGTATCCTGAAGAGTTGATCAACGAGTCCCTGGCAAAGCTGCCGGTCATCGCTTGA
- a CDS encoding ARMT1-like domain-containing protein, producing the protein MKVHLDCFPCFLRQSLIALRCGTRDRRVQEQILKAVLEDIRETDTSRPPAYTTSFIHRKIRNLLERDPFSEIKSEYNQIALRLYPSLKKIVRESDDPLRTAVRLAIAGNVIDFGIFTSVDIEGAIERSLSCPPVVDDSLVFRGALADAGEVLYLLDNAGEIVFDRILIETIQSAGKKVTAVVKGSPVINDCTLEDAFETGLSGVCEVIENGSDGVGTIFEWTSHDFRQRYRDASLVLSKGQANFETLSDPEKTIFYLLQSKCEVVSKELGLSLGSMIFSISRLALGRKD; encoded by the coding sequence ATGAAGGTCCATCTCGACTGCTTCCCCTGTTTCCTGAGACAATCCCTTATTGCCCTCAGATGCGGGACCAGAGACAGAAGGGTTCAGGAACAGATCCTCAAGGCGGTTCTGGAGGATATCCGGGAAACCGATACCTCAAGGCCTCCCGCATACACAACGAGCTTTATCCACAGAAAGATCAGGAACTTGTTAGAGAGGGACCCCTTCAGCGAGATAAAATCTGAGTATAACCAGATCGCCCTCAGACTCTATCCCTCACTCAAGAAGATCGTCAGGGAAAGCGACGATCCTCTCCGGACAGCAGTGAGACTTGCCATTGCAGGGAACGTGATTGACTTTGGCATATTCACTTCAGTCGATATTGAAGGTGCCATCGAAAGATCATTGAGCTGTCCGCCTGTCGTTGATGACTCTCTGGTGTTCAGGGGTGCCCTTGCTGATGCCGGTGAGGTCCTCTATCTTCTTGATAACGCCGGTGAGATCGTCTTCGACAGGATCCTCATCGAGACAATCCAGTCCGCGGGCAAGAAGGTGACGGCCGTTGTGAAAGGCTCTCCAGTCATAAACGACTGTACCCTTGAGGACGCCTTTGAGACCGGCCTGTCCGGGGTCTGTGAGGTTATCGAGAACGGTTCTGACGGGGTTGGGACCATTTTCGAATGGACGTCCCATGATTTCAGGCAGAGATACCGGGATGCGTCTCTTGTCCTCAGCAAGGGGCAGGCAAACTTTGAGACCCTGTCAGACCCTGAAAAGACGATATTTTACCTGCTGCAGTCCAAGTGCGAAGTGGTTTCCAAGGAACTGGGTCTGTCTCTTGGTTCTATGATCTTCTCGATATCCAGACTTGCTCTGGGCAGAAAAGACTGA